A region from the Clostridia bacterium genome encodes:
- a CDS encoding NUDIX hydrolase produces MSIGRSRLEEKTLSSERVFSGKIVSLRLDTVELPNGVSATREVVETRDSVAVAPITGDGSVVMVRQYRYAGKSELLEIPAGRMEAFEDPEVAAARELSEETGYECVSLTKIAGFYVAVGFATEYMHLFTAEVGRVQAAHPDEDEFVETELVPMSEIPGMIKSQKIKDVKTLAGLLYVVWTHGLASGDGQGASGI; encoded by the coding sequence GTGAGCATAGGCAGATCACGTTTGGAGGAAAAGACGCTTTCCAGCGAGCGAGTGTTCTCGGGCAAGATAGTTTCACTTCGCCTCGATACGGTCGAGCTTCCGAATGGGGTTTCGGCTACGCGCGAGGTGGTGGAGACTCGAGACTCGGTTGCGGTGGCGCCCATCACAGGGGATGGCTCGGTGGTCATGGTCAGACAGTACAGGTACGCGGGGAAGAGCGAACTTCTGGAGATTCCAGCGGGCCGCATGGAGGCTTTCGAGGATCCAGAGGTCGCTGCGGCGCGGGAGCTATCTGAGGAAACGGGCTACGAATGCGTGTCGCTTACGAAGATAGCCGGGTTCTACGTCGCAGTTGGATTCGCTACCGAGTATATGCACCTATTCACTGCGGAGGTTGGGCGAGTGCAGGCCGCTCATCCAGACGAGGATGAGTTCGTTGAGACTGAGCTCGTTCCGATGAGCGAGATACCGGGGATGATCAAGTCCCAGAAGATAAAGGACGTGAAAACCCTTGCGGGGCTGCTCTATGTTGTATGGACTCACGGACTTGCCTCGGGGGATGGGCAGGGGGCAAGTGGCATTTGA
- a CDS encoding 2-oxoacid:acceptor oxidoreductase family protein codes for MLEELIIAGFGGQGVMVMGQLLSYSGMFEGKNVSWIPSYGPEMRGGTANCAVVVSSEQIGSPIVTEPMSVIVMNRPSMDKFEPTLRSGGLLIYNSSLIDRTPARSDLRVVAVPANEIAIELGVDKVANMCALGAYLAATRVVAMDSVVECLKKVLPERRHNLIPLNVDALHRGAALVK; via the coding sequence ATGCTTGAGGAACTGATAATAGCCGGTTTCGGTGGACAGGGCGTAATGGTCATGGGGCAGCTTCTGTCCTATTCCGGGATGTTCGAGGGCAAGAATGTGTCGTGGATACCCTCGTACGGCCCGGAGATGCGAGGCGGCACGGCGAACTGTGCTGTTGTTGTCTCTTCCGAGCAGATTGGCTCTCCGATCGTAACCGAGCCCATGTCGGTGATCGTGATGAACCGGCCTTCGATGGACAAGTTCGAACCCACGCTCAGGTCCGGAGGCCTTCTGATCTACAATAGCTCGCTAATCGACAGGACGCCGGCGCGTAGTGATCTGCGCGTAGTCGCGGTTCCCGCCAATGAGATCGCGATTGAGCTTGGGGTGGACAAGGTCGCCAACATGTGCGCCCTCGGGGCGTACCTGGCCGCCACGAGAGTAGTGGCGATGGATTCGGTCGTCGAGTGCCTTAAGAAGGTGCTGCCAGAGCGCAGGCATAATCTGATACCTCTGAACGTCGATGCACTGCATCGTGGGGCGGCGCTCGTGAAGTAG
- a CDS encoding phosphopentomutase, with translation MDIVRAVILVLDGVGVGELPDANLYGDQGSNTLGNAARVAGGLSLPNFERLGLGNLARDAGFDLLGVAPVDHPIASYGTMAEVSPGKDTTTGHWELAGIQLREPFPTYPNGFPPEVIEEFERRINRQVLGNYAASGTQIIAVLGEEHMRTGRPIVYTSADSVLQIAAHEDVIPVETLYEMCLIARRILVGPHALGRVIARPFSGQPGAFERTTGRRDFSVAPTGPTLLDLAARSGLDVMACGKIDDIFANQGITLSKHVAGNDGVFDAALSFLDEGRQGLVFANLIDFDMKWGHRNDVNGFAAGMEHIDSRLPELLDRLSSSDLLLICADHGNDPTTPSTDHSREYVPVLAHRPHRAGDGVSIGVRPTFADLGATVADFLGIEWTLAGESFGRLVVGGSEQGRH, from the coding sequence GTGGATATTGTGAGAGCAGTAATACTCGTTCTCGATGGAGTGGGCGTGGGTGAACTTCCAGATGCCAATCTCTACGGAGACCAGGGCAGCAACACCCTAGGGAATGCGGCCCGCGTCGCTGGTGGGTTAAGCCTGCCCAACTTCGAACGGCTGGGCCTTGGGAACTTGGCGAGGGATGCAGGGTTCGATCTGCTGGGAGTAGCGCCAGTGGATCACCCTATCGCTTCCTACGGCACAATGGCCGAGGTGTCGCCGGGGAAGGACACGACTACCGGTCACTGGGAGCTAGCTGGCATTCAGCTTAGAGAACCCTTCCCGACTTACCCAAATGGGTTTCCCCCTGAGGTCATCGAGGAATTTGAGCGCCGGATCAACCGGCAGGTCCTGGGCAACTACGCCGCATCGGGCACGCAGATCATCGCGGTTCTTGGCGAAGAGCACATGAGAACAGGCAGGCCCATAGTGTACACGTCTGCCGACTCAGTGCTTCAAATCGCAGCCCACGAGGATGTGATCCCGGTTGAGACACTGTACGAGATGTGCCTCATTGCACGACGGATTCTCGTCGGCCCCCATGCGTTAGGAAGGGTAATCGCCAGGCCGTTCTCGGGCCAGCCTGGTGCTTTTGAGCGGACGACCGGGCGTCGCGATTTCTCGGTCGCGCCCACAGGGCCGACTCTCCTCGATCTGGCAGCCCGGTCTGGGCTGGATGTGATGGCATGTGGGAAAATCGATGACATCTTCGCAAACCAGGGAATAACCTTGTCGAAGCATGTTGCAGGAAACGACGGGGTATTCGATGCTGCTCTCAGTTTCCTCGATGAGGGCAGGCAGGGCCTTGTGTTTGCTAACCTCATCGATTTCGATATGAAGTGGGGGCATCGCAACGATGTGAATGGCTTCGCAGCGGGGATGGAGCACATCGACTCACGCCTGCCTGAGCTTCTAGATAGGCTCTCCAGTTCCGATCTGCTGCTGATCTGTGCCGATCATGGAAATGACCCAACCACCCCGAGCACCGACCACTCCAGGGAGTACGTTCCAGTGCTTGCCCACCGGCCCCACAGGGCAGGTGATGGTGTGTCGATAGGAGTCAGGCCCACGTTTGCAGACCTCGGGGCCACCGTCGCTGATTTCCTTGGGATCGAGTGGACTCTGGCTGGCGAAAGCTTCGGGCGCCTGGTTGTGGGCGGTAGTGAGCAGGGGAGGCATTAG
- a CDS encoding thiamine pyrophosphate-dependent enzyme codes for MKQVYAVPKSLQPRPTHYCPGCTHGIIHKLIAETIDELGVRDRTVGVAPVGCAVLAYDYFDFDVQQAAHGRAPAVATGIRRVLPEGVVFTYQGDGDLASIGAAEIVHAAMRGERITVVFVNNAIYGMTGGQMAPTTLVEQKTTTSPFGRQEATQGQPIRMSEMLATIPGAAYIARVALSSPAGVQRAKKAIKRAFEVQLSGAGFSMVECLSTCPTNWGMTPFEAMKWLDSNMAPYYPVGEFRTPEGVTQNA; via the coding sequence ATGAAACAGGTGTACGCAGTCCCCAAGTCGCTTCAGCCTAGGCCCACTCACTACTGCCCGGGGTGCACCCACGGGATCATCCACAAACTCATTGCGGAGACCATCGATGAGCTTGGGGTCCGCGACAGGACTGTCGGCGTCGCCCCGGTGGGCTGCGCAGTTCTGGCCTACGACTACTTCGATTTCGATGTGCAGCAGGCGGCGCACGGGCGCGCGCCGGCAGTAGCCACCGGAATCAGGCGAGTCCTTCCTGAAGGAGTAGTCTTCACCTACCAGGGCGATGGCGACCTTGCCTCAATCGGAGCGGCGGAGATAGTCCATGCGGCGATGCGGGGCGAAAGGATAACTGTGGTCTTCGTAAATAACGCTATCTACGGAATGACCGGCGGCCAGATGGCGCCCACTACCCTTGTGGAGCAGAAGACGACCACATCTCCATTTGGCAGGCAGGAGGCCACGCAGGGCCAGCCCATCAGGATGTCGGAGATGCTAGCTACGATTCCGGGCGCCGCATACATCGCCCGAGTGGCGTTGTCGTCGCCAGCCGGGGTGCAGCGAGCCAAGAAAGCGATCAAGCGCGCCTTCGAGGTGCAACTCTCGGGCGCCGGCTTCTCCATGGTCGAGTGCCTCTCAACTTGTCCGACCAACTGGGGGATGACGCCTTTCGAGGCCATGAAGTGGCTGGATTCCAACATGGCGCCGTATTACCCTGTTGGCGAATTCCGGACGCCTGAGGGGGTGACGCAGAATGCTTGA
- the buk gene encoding butyrate kinase, translating to MNGHRLLIINPGSTSTKVALFEGSTLISGEALHHDAATLAAYDRILDQLPARKERVLQFLAWGPMPANTLSAVVGRGGLLPPMEGGVYLVDDALVSALRERGEGHASSLGALIAREIANPLGIPAFTVDPVTTDEFESIARYTGLPEVQHRSIFHALNQKAVARRAARDLGVDYTECNLIVVHLGGGISVGGHRRGRVVHVANALEGEGPYSPERSGGLPNTSLVNMCYSGQCTLAEVRKKIAGRGGLVAHLGTNSLFDVENKIAGGDEYARLCYEGMAYQVAKEIGRVACALSGDVDAIILTGGAANSRMLVDWITDRVKFISKVLVYPGEAEMDALADAGLRVLAGVEDAKRICEGGGGA from the coding sequence ATGAATGGCCACAGGCTTTTGATAATAAACCCTGGTTCCACATCCACGAAAGTCGCCCTGTTCGAAGGCTCGACGCTGATCTCGGGCGAGGCTTTGCATCACGATGCAGCCACGCTAGCCGCATATGATCGCATACTCGACCAACTCCCTGCCAGGAAGGAGAGGGTGCTCCAGTTCCTGGCCTGGGGGCCCATGCCGGCGAATACGCTCTCCGCTGTTGTAGGACGAGGAGGGCTCCTGCCTCCGATGGAAGGCGGGGTGTATCTCGTTGATGACGCGCTCGTTTCCGCTTTGCGCGAACGCGGCGAGGGCCACGCATCGAGCCTGGGGGCGCTCATTGCCCGCGAAATCGCAAATCCCCTTGGCATCCCGGCCTTCACTGTTGATCCGGTAACCACAGACGAGTTCGAGAGTATTGCTCGCTACACGGGCCTTCCAGAGGTTCAGCACCGCAGCATATTCCATGCTTTGAACCAGAAGGCCGTGGCGCGGCGTGCGGCTCGCGACCTAGGAGTGGACTACACGGAGTGTAACCTGATCGTAGTCCACCTAGGCGGGGGAATCAGTGTAGGAGGCCACAGGCGAGGGCGAGTTGTGCATGTGGCAAATGCTCTCGAGGGGGAGGGTCCGTATTCGCCTGAGCGGTCAGGAGGCCTGCCGAACACGTCGCTAGTCAACATGTGTTACTCCGGCCAGTGCACCCTCGCAGAGGTAAGGAAGAAAATCGCAGGCCGTGGCGGGCTCGTGGCCCATCTGGGCACTAATTCCCTATTCGATGTGGAGAACAAGATAGCAGGCGGAGATGAATACGCCAGATTATGTTACGAAGGAATGGCTTACCAGGTGGCGAAGGAGATAGGGAGAGTGGCGTGCGCGCTCTCTGGAGATGTGGATGCGATAATCCTCACCGGAGGCGCTGCGAACTCAAGGATGTTGGTTGACTGGATCACAGACAGAGTGAAATTCATCTCCAAAGTCCTAGTGTACCCGGGCGAGGCCGAAATGGATGCTCTGGCCGACGCGGGCCTTAGGGTACTGGCAGGAGTTGAAGATGCCAAGAGAATATGCGAGGGAGGAGGCGGCGCGTAA
- a CDS encoding 3-methyl-2-oxobutanoate dehydrogenase subunit VorB: MAERKLFKGNEAVAEAAIRAGCRYFFGYPITPQNEIPEYMSRRLPEVGGVFVQAESEIAAINMVYGAAGAGARVMTSSSSPGISLKQEGISYLAGAGLPCLIVNMVRGGPGLGGIQPAQSDYFQAVKGGGHGDYHLVVYVPASVQEMVDLTMEAFDVAEIYRMPAMILGDGILGQMMEPVEFHEPRKREVPAKDWATTGAAGRAPRVINSLYLNPEQLYRHNLALADRFEQVKANEVRCEAVNVDDADIVLAAYGTTARICRSVMDRARASGLRVGLMRPITVSPFPYDAIGKAARTAKAFLTVEMSMGQMVEDVRLAVLGKAPVHFYGTTGGVVPTAAAILARVEEIAGAEVSRP, encoded by the coding sequence ATGGCAGAACGCAAGCTGTTCAAGGGAAACGAAGCAGTGGCTGAGGCCGCTATCAGAGCAGGATGCCGCTACTTCTTTGGCTACCCGATTACCCCTCAGAACGAGATACCGGAGTATATGTCCCGGCGGCTTCCTGAGGTAGGCGGCGTGTTCGTGCAGGCAGAGAGCGAAATCGCTGCGATCAACATGGTGTACGGAGCAGCCGGCGCCGGAGCGCGTGTGATGACCTCTTCATCTAGCCCTGGCATCAGCTTGAAGCAGGAGGGAATATCCTACTTGGCAGGCGCGGGGCTTCCGTGCCTAATCGTGAACATGGTCAGGGGAGGACCTGGGCTCGGAGGCATACAGCCAGCCCAGTCAGACTACTTCCAGGCGGTGAAAGGCGGAGGGCACGGCGACTACCATCTCGTAGTGTACGTCCCTGCCTCAGTGCAGGAGATGGTGGATCTGACCATGGAGGCCTTTGACGTCGCTGAGATCTACCGTATGCCCGCGATGATACTCGGCGATGGGATCCTCGGGCAGATGATGGAGCCAGTTGAGTTCCATGAGCCTCGAAAGAGGGAGGTTCCTGCGAAGGACTGGGCCACTACTGGAGCTGCAGGGCGTGCGCCAAGGGTAATCAACTCCCTGTACCTGAATCCAGAGCAACTGTACAGGCACAACTTGGCACTGGCTGACAGGTTTGAGCAGGTCAAAGCGAATGAGGTCAGATGTGAGGCCGTAAATGTCGACGATGCCGACATCGTGTTGGCAGCATACGGAACCACTGCCAGAATATGCAGGTCGGTCATGGATCGAGCCAGGGCTTCCGGGCTTCGGGTCGGCCTCATGAGGCCCATCACGGTCTCGCCATTCCCATATGACGCCATCGGGAAGGCTGCACGCACTGCGAAAGCCTTCCTCACCGTGGAGATGAGCATGGGGCAGATGGTGGAGGATGTAAGGCTCGCAGTTCTTGGGAAAGCGCCAGTCCACTTCTACGGCACTACGGGCGGAGTGGTTCCTACTGCTGCTGCGATACTTGCGCGTGTCGAGGAGATCGCCGGTGCGGAGGTGTCACGTCCATGA
- the spoIIM gene encoding stage II sporulation protein M has translation MAKARIRSGLAYEHVRSNMPAYAIVFAVLLTGICFGAVYASVMKEGQVSASYLESGLAGLRTSLPTGQGRALLSSLGFNLATAGLMWLSGATVVGLPLVFFALFMRGFSCGFTVALMVREMSGPGAAVAVASVLPHNMVALPAMIVLGMASISFAWSVVRKKLLGLDADVQLAFARSVAAAIIAAIAMVVASFVQAYISPALLVLASRFV, from the coding sequence ATGGCCAAGGCTAGGATCCGGTCCGGGCTGGCATATGAGCATGTTCGCTCAAACATGCCGGCATATGCAATCGTATTCGCTGTGCTGCTGACGGGCATATGCTTCGGCGCTGTATACGCATCAGTAATGAAGGAGGGGCAGGTCAGCGCCTCCTACCTTGAGTCGGGGCTCGCGGGGCTGCGTACCTCTCTTCCGACCGGTCAGGGACGAGCCTTGTTGTCGAGCTTGGGGTTCAATCTGGCCACTGCCGGGCTGATGTGGCTCTCAGGGGCCACCGTGGTGGGGCTGCCCTTGGTATTCTTCGCCCTCTTCATGCGTGGATTCTCCTGCGGGTTCACTGTTGCACTCATGGTGCGGGAGATGTCGGGCCCAGGGGCCGCAGTGGCTGTGGCTTCTGTGCTGCCGCACAACATGGTCGCTCTTCCGGCAATGATAGTCCTGGGCATGGCGTCGATCTCCTTCGCGTGGTCGGTGGTGCGGAAGAAGCTGTTGGGACTCGATGCCGATGTCCAACTGGCCTTCGCGAGGTCGGTCGCTGCTGCCATAATCGCGGCCATCGCGATGGTAGTCGCCTCTTTTGTTCAGGCGTACATCTCCCCGGCTCTGCTCGTTCTTGCGTCGAGGTTCGTGTGA
- the xerD gene encoding site-specific tyrosine recombinase XerD, translated as MLPCIEEYLNYLAVERGLAENTLESYGRDLSQYAVFAAKSRRGADEPCDDDLLTAGQATASGFIASTIAGGGSAASASRKLTAMRGMYKFLVREGFVPRDPTANLVSPRKAERLPRVLSVAEVDRLLAFASSNVHPTAGDGDQRVQNMRDRAMLELMYASGLRVSELVSLKTSDVDLELGFVRCVGKGNRERIVPVGERASEAIRAYLAVGRREISGAMDDGCLFITGRGTRMTRQAFWKIIKRRAMEAGVPASITPHTLRHSFATHLLENGADLRSVQEMLGHADIRTTQVYTHLTGVKLREAYDRHHPRA; from the coding sequence GTGCTTCCGTGTATTGAAGAGTACCTTAACTACCTGGCTGTCGAGAGAGGATTGGCAGAGAACACCCTGGAGTCGTATGGCAGGGACCTCTCCCAGTACGCCGTCTTCGCCGCGAAATCGCGGAGGGGCGCCGACGAGCCATGTGATGACGACCTGCTGACTGCCGGGCAGGCCACGGCTTCTGGCTTTATCGCAAGCACAATCGCAGGCGGCGGCTCGGCTGCGTCCGCCAGCAGGAAGCTCACGGCAATGCGTGGCATGTACAAATTCCTGGTTCGAGAGGGGTTCGTACCGCGCGATCCAACTGCGAATCTGGTATCACCTAGGAAGGCTGAGCGACTTCCTAGGGTCCTGAGTGTCGCTGAGGTGGACAGGCTCCTGGCTTTCGCGAGCTCGAATGTCCATCCAACTGCCGGCGATGGTGATCAGCGCGTGCAGAACATGCGAGACCGCGCTATGCTGGAACTGATGTACGCCTCTGGCCTGCGAGTGTCGGAGTTGGTGTCTCTGAAGACCAGTGACGTGGATCTGGAACTCGGGTTCGTGCGATGTGTTGGCAAGGGCAACCGAGAGAGGATAGTGCCAGTGGGGGAGAGGGCATCTGAGGCGATCCGCGCCTACCTGGCTGTTGGAAGAAGGGAGATATCCGGGGCCATGGATGATGGCTGCCTGTTCATCACCGGACGGGGAACCCGGATGACCAGACAGGCATTTTGGAAGATCATCAAGCGCCGTGCGATGGAGGCTGGAGTCCCCGCTAGCATCACTCCACACACCTTGCGGCATTCCTTTGCCACGCACCTTCTTGAGAACGGAGCCGACCTCAGGTCTGTCCAGGAGATGCTAGGCCATGCCGATATACGTACAACTCAGGTCTACACTCATCTGACCGGGGTGAAACTAAGGGAGGCCTACGACAGGCATCACCCACGGGCTTGA
- a CDS encoding endonuclease Q family protein: MNQYFVDLHVHIGRDSSGRPVKVTGARNLTAENIARECATRKGIDLVAVVDCASRRVIADIERMLESGEMIEAPGGGMRCLDTTTVLLGAEVEVACPRSGSAHYLSLFSSLPLMRRFSDDLGKHMRNVDLSTQKARMSPIDLATATRSLGGLFIVAHAFTPHRSLYGTCARRMSDVFEGVERSLVSGVELGLSADADMADRISELEPFTFVSNSDAHSLPKIGREYNIVQMESPCFDELALALSRTGGRRVVANYGLDPRLGKYHLSACEECGARFHAARHDVRGNDATAVPSAPRGNPGRALCPHCGSARIVKGVSDRVEEIADTAQPVRPAHRPPYHYQIPLEFIPGVGPRAMASLIDAFGTEMAVLHRAKALELATIVGETLARRIVLARAGELDIQAGGGGAYGKPVYG, translated from the coding sequence TTGAACCAGTACTTTGTAGATCTTCACGTACACATCGGACGGGACTCCTCCGGCAGGCCGGTGAAGGTCACCGGAGCACGCAACCTGACAGCTGAGAACATCGCGCGGGAGTGTGCAACGAGGAAAGGCATCGATCTCGTTGCGGTGGTGGATTGCGCGTCTCGTCGGGTGATCGCTGATATCGAGCGTATGCTCGAATCGGGTGAGATGATCGAGGCGCCCGGAGGAGGCATGCGCTGCCTGGATACGACGACGGTGCTCCTAGGCGCGGAAGTCGAGGTCGCATGCCCGCGCAGCGGAAGCGCGCACTATCTGTCGCTATTCTCTTCGCTTCCTCTGATGCGTCGCTTTTCCGATGATCTCGGCAAGCACATGCGGAACGTGGATCTCTCCACGCAGAAGGCGAGGATGTCTCCCATTGACCTCGCTACAGCAACAAGATCTCTTGGTGGACTCTTCATCGTGGCCCACGCGTTCACGCCCCATAGAAGCCTGTATGGAACATGCGCAAGGCGCATGTCCGATGTGTTTGAAGGGGTGGAACGCTCCCTGGTGTCAGGAGTGGAGCTTGGGCTCTCCGCCGATGCGGACATGGCTGATAGGATTTCGGAGTTGGAGCCCTTCACCTTCGTGTCGAACTCAGATGCGCACTCTCTTCCCAAGATCGGGCGGGAGTACAACATAGTTCAGATGGAGAGCCCATGCTTCGACGAGTTGGCATTGGCCCTCTCTCGAACTGGGGGCAGGAGAGTAGTCGCCAACTACGGCCTTGACCCCAGGCTCGGGAAGTACCATCTGAGTGCCTGCGAAGAGTGTGGCGCCAGGTTCCACGCGGCCAGGCATGATGTGCGGGGAAACGATGCGACGGCAGTCCCCAGCGCGCCGCGGGGAAATCCGGGCAGGGCGTTGTGCCCCCATTGCGGCTCGGCCCGCATCGTAAAGGGCGTGTCGGACAGGGTCGAGGAGATCGCGGATACCGCGCAGCCCGTGCGGCCCGCCCACCGTCCTCCTTACCACTATCAGATTCCACTGGAGTTCATCCCGGGTGTTGGCCCTCGGGCCATGGCTTCGTTGATCGATGCCTTCGGGACCGAGATGGCGGTCCTACACAGGGCGAAGGCTCTCGAGCTGGCCACGATCGTCGGCGAGACGCTGGCGCGCAGAATCGTGCTGGCGCGCGCAGGTGAATTGGACATCCAGGCAGGCGGCGGCGGCGCCTATGGCAAGCCTGTCTATGGTTAA
- a CDS encoding phosphate butyryltransferase, whose amino-acid sequence MLNDFEQVLSEAKKHPSVRVSVAMAQDPEVLEAVRMAREIGMGEFVLVGDAQSIRASASSVGLDLSGIQVLHEADGPATALRAVSEVSSGRAGILMKGLIPTADFLRAVLDKEVGLRSGRLLSHVAVFKSPKYDRFFYLTDGAMMVAPTLVEKTQIIQNVVGLAHKLGNEQPKVACLAAVEVVNPDMPETVEAAALAKMSDRRQIKGCLIDGPLGLDNAVSMESATHKGVTGPVAGQADVLLAPDIAAGNAIYKTIVYFGDVDTAAVVVGARAPIVLTSRSDSPRAKLLSIGLAILAS is encoded by the coding sequence GTGCTGAACGATTTCGAGCAGGTCCTAAGCGAAGCGAAGAAACATCCATCCGTGCGGGTTAGTGTCGCCATGGCTCAGGATCCAGAGGTGCTTGAGGCGGTCCGAATGGCAAGGGAGATCGGGATGGGCGAGTTCGTGCTCGTGGGCGATGCGCAGAGTATTCGAGCGTCCGCGTCATCAGTCGGCCTGGATCTGTCGGGGATTCAAGTGCTGCACGAGGCGGATGGTCCTGCGACGGCGCTTCGCGCGGTGTCAGAGGTCAGCTCCGGACGTGCGGGCATCCTCATGAAAGGCCTGATCCCTACTGCCGATTTCCTCAGAGCAGTCCTCGATAAGGAAGTAGGACTGAGGTCTGGTCGCCTCCTCAGCCATGTGGCCGTGTTCAAGTCCCCGAAGTACGACCGCTTTTTCTACCTCACTGACGGCGCCATGATGGTGGCGCCAACCCTCGTGGAGAAAACCCAGATCATCCAGAACGTCGTTGGCCTTGCCCATAAGCTCGGGAATGAGCAGCCCAAAGTGGCATGTTTAGCAGCTGTCGAGGTCGTGAACCCTGATATGCCCGAAACGGTGGAGGCAGCGGCGCTCGCAAAGATGAGCGACAGACGCCAGATCAAGGGATGCCTCATCGACGGACCACTGGGCCTCGACAATGCGGTCTCGATGGAATCCGCGACGCACAAGGGTGTCACAGGCCCCGTAGCTGGGCAGGCCGATGTGTTGCTGGCGCCTGATATTGCTGCAGGGAACGCCATCTACAAGACCATAGTGTATTTCGGAGACGTGGACACCGCAGCTGTTGTCGTAGGCGCTCGGGCTCCCATAGTGCTCACTTCGAGGTCTGATTCACCTAGGGCCAAGCTCCTCTCCATTGGGCTTGCGATCCTGGCGTCGTAA
- a CDS encoding 4Fe-4S binding protein, whose protein sequence is MQKVVFDEAKCKGCELCMQFCPKGAIRMAEHINAKGYHPAVLADEEKCISCAICARMCPDAVIEVFKP, encoded by the coding sequence ATGCAAAAGGTGGTTTTCGACGAGGCCAAGTGTAAGGGATGCGAACTGTGCATGCAGTTTTGCCCAAAAGGCGCGATTCGGATGGCCGAACACATAAACGCGAAGGGATACCATCCGGCTGTGCTCGCAGATGAGGAAAAGTGCATTTCGTGCGCAATCTGCGCGAGAATGTGCCCAGACGCTGTGATCGAAGTATTCAAACCCTGA
- a CDS encoding DUF3866 family protein, translating to MIRYAEARVGRVVWESDDIQELTVDLAGGELAVCYPSLTGRARPGDVVMLNTTAVDLALGTGGRHFVVWIAGRQPLQPELTGHIMKMRYAPMQVCTGAYEEDPTNRASIDEFRGLAGMPVVVCELHSMIAPVFAGIAGRAAYIMTDGAALPIAFSNTVRRLRREGLMCASITAGHAFGGDYEAVSVYSALVAAPTVARCEAAVVAMGPGIVGTGAKYGFSGIEQGYIVDAVNRMGGRPILVPRLSRRDPRPRHRPVSHHTITVLEDVCCTPATCVIASDMDPAFSEEVRAALADAVRGRGHSMESAPGRDAVDSLLARGVELSTMGRGFEEEPEFFLTCAAAGVYARKLLDDADVERRGREDLAAEGD from the coding sequence TTGATTCGCTATGCCGAAGCCCGCGTGGGCAGGGTGGTGTGGGAGTCCGACGACATCCAGGAGCTCACGGTGGACCTTGCAGGAGGTGAACTGGCGGTATGCTATCCCTCACTGACTGGCCGAGCGCGCCCCGGCGATGTGGTGATGCTCAACACCACCGCTGTGGACCTAGCTCTGGGCACAGGCGGCCGCCATTTCGTTGTGTGGATAGCCGGACGTCAACCCCTCCAGCCCGAGCTGACTGGGCACATAATGAAAATGAGATACGCCCCTATGCAGGTGTGCACCGGCGCCTATGAGGAGGACCCGACGAATCGTGCTTCCATCGACGAGTTTCGTGGGCTCGCCGGGATGCCTGTGGTCGTGTGTGAGCTTCACTCGATGATAGCCCCGGTTTTCGCCGGGATCGCCGGAAGAGCGGCATACATAATGACTGATGGGGCAGCCCTTCCGATCGCCTTTTCCAACACAGTGAGGAGACTTCGGCGGGAGGGGCTCATGTGCGCTTCCATAACTGCAGGTCATGCCTTCGGTGGGGATTACGAGGCGGTGAGCGTCTACTCAGCATTGGTCGCGGCGCCCACTGTGGCCAGGTGCGAAGCTGCCGTAGTCGCCATGGGACCTGGCATAGTGGGCACAGGCGCCAAATACGGGTTTTCCGGAATTGAGCAAGGCTACATCGTCGACGCAGTCAACAGAATGGGCGGCAGGCCCATACTGGTTCCCAGGCTGTCAAGGCGCGATCCCAGGCCCCGCCACCGGCCTGTTAGCCACCACACAATTACGGTGCTTGAGGATGTGTGCTGCACTCCCGCTACGTGTGTGATCGCATCCGACATGGACCCGGCTTTCTCAGAGGAGGTCAGGGCGGCGCTGGCTGACGCGGTTCGTGGACGAGGCCATTCGATGGAGAGCGCGCCAGGGCGGGATGCCGTGGATTCGCTTCTCGCACGCGGGGTAGAGCTCTCTACCATGGGACGGGGATTCGAAGAAGAGCCTGAGTTCTTCCTCACGTGTGCCGCGGCGGGGGTCTACGCACGAAAGCTCCTTGATGATGCAGATGTTGAGCGCCGGGGCCGCGAGGATCTGGCAGCGGAGGGGGATTAG